From a single Sorghum bicolor cultivar BTx623 chromosome 5, Sorghum_bicolor_NCBIv3, whole genome shotgun sequence genomic region:
- the LOC110435522 gene encoding cysteine-rich receptor-like protein kinase 25 isoform X1, whose amino-acid sequence MGLESSQLPLSYPDPIRLDHIQSQSVVAPPPQSCQQSKPVHLVLRSRSPQVGSLKFPAPGMASKSSFLNTLPTNSPAQFLNGITDGFSDAQKLGEGAFGTVYKGILQDGEPIAVKKLADNAPVAPEKQFKIGVGNLMAMQHPNIVRLLGSCREPQKKVIEHSGRYIMVDVVESLLYYEYIPNGNLDKYISDTSLRPDWKTCFEIIKGICQGLLYLHKKMDRPIVHLDLHPTNILLDENMVPKITDFGLSRLFGEEQTRINTINVVGKKGYMAPEYLYRGEISTRSDIYSLGVVIMEFTTGEKSCSSDKDMSAMDFVDKVCETWTDEHIASKHSALDAGSLQEVRTCIKIGLKCVDIDQNKRPSIVEIVDELNGRRAH is encoded by the exons ATGGGTCTAGAGTCAAGTCAACTCCCTCTCTCTTATCCAGATCCCATCAGGCTGGATCATATACAATCTCAAAGCGTAGTAGCACCCCCCCCCCAATCTTGCCAGCAATCAAAGCCCGTTCATCTGGTTCTTCGATCTCGATCTCCCCAGGTTGGATCCCTCAAGTTCCCTGCTCCAG GAATGGCCAGCAAGTCGAGTTTTTTGAACACCTTGCCGACTAACTCACCAGCACAGTTTCTGAATGGTATCACGGATGGGTTCTCTGATGCGCAAAAGCTTGGTGAAGGTGCATTTGGAACTGTTTATAAG GGCATTCTGCAAGATGGGGAGCCAATTGCTGTGAAGAAGCTTGCAGATAACGCCCCAGTGGCACCTGAGAAACAGTTCAAGATTGGGGTTGGGAATCTTATGGCCATGCAGCATCCGAATATAGTGAGGTTACTCGGCTCCTGCCGTGAACCGCAGAAGAAAGTGATCGAGCATAGTGGAAGATACATTATGGTAGATGTGGTTGAGAGCTTACTCTACTATGAATATATTCCTAACGGAAACCTTGACAAGTATATTTCCG ATACATCTTTAAGACCTGATTGGAAGACATGCTTTGAGATAATCAAAGGCATCTGCCAGGGCTTACTCTATCTACATAAGAAAATGGATAGACCAATTGTTCATTTGGATCTTCATCCTACCAACATATTGTTGGATGAGAACATGGTGCCAAAAATCACGGATTTCGGCCTATCAAGACTCTTCGGAGAAGAACAAACCCGAATAAACACAATAAATGTCGTGGGAAAAAA AGGGTACATGGCTCCAGAATATCTATATAGGGGTGAAATTTCAACGCGGTCAGATATATATAGCTTAGGTGTAGTAATCATGGAGTTCACAACAGGCGAGAAGAGTTGTTCAAGCGACAAAGATATGTCTGCAATGGACTTTGTGGATAAG GTGTGTGAAACGTGGACAGATGAGCATATTGCATCCAAGCACTCAGCACTAGATGCAGGAAGCCTCCAGGAGGTAAGAACATGCATTAAAATTGGGCTAAAATGTGTGGATATTGATCAGAACAAGAGACCTTCTATAGTTGAAATTGTTGACGAGCT
- the LOC110435522 gene encoding cysteine-rich receptor-like protein kinase 25 isoform X2: protein MASKSSFLNTLPTNSPAQFLNGITDGFSDAQKLGEGAFGTVYKGILQDGEPIAVKKLADNAPVAPEKQFKIGVGNLMAMQHPNIVRLLGSCREPQKKVIEHSGRYIMVDVVESLLYYEYIPNGNLDKYISDTSLRPDWKTCFEIIKGICQGLLYLHKKMDRPIVHLDLHPTNILLDENMVPKITDFGLSRLFGEEQTRINTINVVGKKGYMAPEYLYRGEISTRSDIYSLGVVIMEFTTGEKSCSSDKDMSAMDFVDKVCETWTDEHIASKHSALDAGSLQEVRTCIKIGLKCVDIDQNKRPSIVEIVDELNGRRAH, encoded by the exons ATGGCCAGCAAGTCGAGTTTTTTGAACACCTTGCCGACTAACTCACCAGCACAGTTTCTGAATGGTATCACGGATGGGTTCTCTGATGCGCAAAAGCTTGGTGAAGGTGCATTTGGAACTGTTTATAAG GGCATTCTGCAAGATGGGGAGCCAATTGCTGTGAAGAAGCTTGCAGATAACGCCCCAGTGGCACCTGAGAAACAGTTCAAGATTGGGGTTGGGAATCTTATGGCCATGCAGCATCCGAATATAGTGAGGTTACTCGGCTCCTGCCGTGAACCGCAGAAGAAAGTGATCGAGCATAGTGGAAGATACATTATGGTAGATGTGGTTGAGAGCTTACTCTACTATGAATATATTCCTAACGGAAACCTTGACAAGTATATTTCCG ATACATCTTTAAGACCTGATTGGAAGACATGCTTTGAGATAATCAAAGGCATCTGCCAGGGCTTACTCTATCTACATAAGAAAATGGATAGACCAATTGTTCATTTGGATCTTCATCCTACCAACATATTGTTGGATGAGAACATGGTGCCAAAAATCACGGATTTCGGCCTATCAAGACTCTTCGGAGAAGAACAAACCCGAATAAACACAATAAATGTCGTGGGAAAAAA AGGGTACATGGCTCCAGAATATCTATATAGGGGTGAAATTTCAACGCGGTCAGATATATATAGCTTAGGTGTAGTAATCATGGAGTTCACAACAGGCGAGAAGAGTTGTTCAAGCGACAAAGATATGTCTGCAATGGACTTTGTGGATAAG GTGTGTGAAACGTGGACAGATGAGCATATTGCATCCAAGCACTCAGCACTAGATGCAGGAAGCCTCCAGGAGGTAAGAACATGCATTAAAATTGGGCTAAAATGTGTGGATATTGATCAGAACAAGAGACCTTCTATAGTTGAAATTGTTGACGAGCT